In Podospora pseudopauciseta strain CBS 411.78 chromosome 3, whole genome shotgun sequence, one genomic interval encodes:
- a CDS encoding hypothetical protein (COG:C; BUSCO:EOG09262PZ9; EggNog:ENOG503NVEN), producing MKVSDVVSKLEVEMAESQNQRDKRVEDLWQKLDPAGHGELDYKGLQKGLQRIDHPMKNAEHMLKEIIKAVDSNGDGKIQYEEFRTFVETAEKQLSLLFKAIDRDQDGRLDKKELQTAFRRAGLSVPSRRLANFFDEIDMNNDGFISFDEWRDFLLFMPTHHHNSPLEAVLSFYSSIVTVNAEGDSLVSDDTLEGLGTTGFLFQALFGSLLRIVNPEGTTIKYTQRPSPETTVVAEPEVPASPHAPQHYHKPQSRSQLESQLHHQKQHLTPDHENEPGSDMALSSAAVGVRYGGAASSAQQMIMPSTTNQPIPYYESYEDGPEDISVMAEEVSEEVQTKLTDLLPEPGYFLAGAVSGGVSRTATAPLDRLKVYLLVNTKNVDNPVLTAAKSGRPFAALRNAGGPIIDAVVTLWKTGGFRTFFAGNGLNVVKIMPESAIRFGSYEASKRFLAAYEGHDDPTQISTVSKFVAGGIGGMTAQFCVYPVDTLKFRLQCETVQGGLQGNALLFKTAKTMWADGGLRAAYRGLGLGLIGMFPYSAIDIGTFEFLKKKYIKTMAKYYGIHEEDAKIGNVATAVLGASSGALGATMVYPLNVLRTRLQTQGTAMHPPTYTGIVDVATRTVKNEGVRGLYKGLTPNILKVAPALSITWVCYENMKKLLKLN from the exons ATGAAGGTTTCTGATGTTGTTTCGAAACTGGAGGTAGAGATGGCGGAGTCGCAGAACCAGCGCGACAAGCGCGTGGAGGACCTATGGCAGAAGCTCGATCCCGCTGGACACGGGGAGCTTGACTACAAGGGGCTGCAAAAGGGGTTACAGAGGATAGACCACC CCATGAAAAACGCCGAGCATATGCTCAAGGAGATCATCAAGGCCGTGGACTCGAATGGGGATGGAAAGATTCAGTATGAAG AATTCCGAACTTTCGTCGAGACGGCGGAAAAGCAGCTTAGTCTGCTTTTCAAGGCTATCGATCGCGATCAGGACGGCCGGCTCGACAAGAAGGAGCTGCAGACGGCCTTTCGGCGTGCCGGCCTGTCAGTGCCCTCGAGGAGGTTGGCCAACTTTTTTGACGAAATAGACATGAACAACGACGGGTTCATCAGTTTTGACGAGTGGAG AGACTTTCTTCTGTTCAtgcccacccaccaccacaactccCCGCTCGAGGCTGTTTTATCGTTTTACTCTTCGATCGTTACCGTCAATGCAGAGGGAGACTCGCTGGTTAGTGATGACACTTTAGAGGGTTTAGGTACGACGGGATTCCTCTTTCAAGCTCTCTTTGGTTCACTTTTGAGGATTGTCAACCCCGAGGGAACCACCATCAAGTACACACAGAGGCCTTCGCCAGAGACGACGGTCGTCGCCGAACCTGAAGTGCCTGCTTCACCACACGCCCCGCAACACTACCACAAACCGCAATCTCGCTCACAGTTAGAGTCGCAATTACACCACCAGAAACAACATCTAACCCCCGATCACGAGAACGAGCCAGGATCCGATATGGCTCTCTCATCCGCTGCAGTTGGCGTTCGCTACGGCGGCGCTGCCAGCTCGGCTCAGCAAATGATCATGCCGagcaccaccaaccagccaATACCATATTACGAGTCTTACGAGGACGGGCCCGAGGATATTTCTGTCATGGCCGAAGAGGTCTCAGAGGAGGTGCAAACGAAACTGACAGATTTACTACCTGAACCAGGTTACTTCCTCGCTGGCGCCGTCTCTGGTGGTGTCTCACGAACAGCTACCGCTCCTCTGGACCGCTTGAAGGTCTATCTCCTCGTGAACACAAAGAATGTCGATAATCCGGTACTCACCGCCGCCAAGAGCGGCCGGCCGTTTGCTGCCTTGCGAAATGCTGGTGGCCCGATCATCGACGCGGTGGTAACCTTGTGGAAAACAGGTGGCTTCCGCACCTTCTTTGCAG GAAACGGTTTGAATGTTGTCAAAATCATGCCGGAGTCTGCCATTCGG TTTGGTTCGTATGAAGCGTCTAAGCGCTTCCTGGCAGCCTACGAAGGCCATGACGACCCGACTCAGATCAGCACCGTTTCCAAATTCGTTGCTGGTGGCATTGGCGGAATGACAGCCCAGTTCTGCGTCTACCCTGTCGATACTCTCAAGTTCAGGCTCCAATGCGAGACAGTTCAGGGCGGCTTGCAGGGCAATGCTCTGCTCTTCAAAACGGCCAAGACAATGTGGGCGGACGGCGGACTTCGCGCAGCGTACCGTGGCCTCGGGCTAGGTCTCATCGGCATGTTTCCGTACAGCGCCATCGATATCGGCACATTCGAGTttttgaagaagaagtacATCAAGACCATGGCCAAATACTACGGAATCCATGAGGAGGACGCCAAGATCGGAAACGTCGCCACTGCTGTTCTTGGAGCGTCTTCCGGAGCCCTTGGCGCGACTATGGTGTACCCTCTGAACGTTCTTCGCACCCGATTGCAAACCCAGGGAACAGCCATGCACCCGCCGACTTACACAGGCATCGTCGACGTCGCCACGAGGACAGTCAAGAATGAAGGGGTTCGCGGATTGTACAAGGGCTTGACGCCCAACATCCTCAAGGTGGCCCCCGCGCTCAGCATCACTTGGGTGTGCTACGAAAACATGAAAAAGCTCTTGAAGCTTAATTAG